GTTTAGCTAAGTTGAAGAAGTTCTTTGTTGGAAACAACGCTATAAATGGGACTCTTCCTACATCATTGGGCAATATTTCCACTCTACAATCTCTTCATTGTCCAAACAATCGTGTAGAGGGGCCAATTCCTTTAGAATTAGGGAAGCTATCAAATTTAAGGTTGTTAGATTTCGCTGAAAATTATAATCTTATTGGTGAAATTCCAAAGGCTATTTTCAATATATCTTCTTTGAAATTCATTTCTTTAAGTTTAAACAACCTCTCGGGGAGAATTCCAGCCACTACAGGTCTTCATCTTCCGAACCTTAACGGGCTTTACTTGGCGGAAAATCAGATTGAAGGGGAAATTCCGCCGTTCATAATAAATTCTACCAAGCTTACTGAGTTGGTGTTAGCGGAAAACTTTTTCACTGGAAAAATTCCTACTAATTTGGGAAATCTTCGCGAGCTACAAGGATTGTTCTTAGTAATGAATCAACTTACCAATGAACCAAGTGAACCTGAGTTGTTATTCTTGAATTCTTTGGTGGACTGTAGGATGTTGCAATATCTATCATTTGGTTACAATCCATTGAACGGAATTCTTCCCAATTCTATTGGGAATCTTTCATCTGCTATTGAATATTTTGAAATAGCAAATGCACGTATCAATGGCCCCATACCCAAAAGTATAGGCAACATGACCGGTCTAACGATGCTAGACTTTCAGAAAAACAACTTGATGGGGAGTATTCCTTTTGAGGTTAGTAAGCTTAAACAACTCCAAGGGCTATATCTACATAAAAATAAATTACAAGGACATATTCCAAAGGTAGTATGTCAATTATCTAGCTTGGTTCAGTTGATTCTGAATAGTAATGAGCTCTCTGGGGTGATCCCTGAATGTATAGGAAATCTAAGCATGCTACAAGAACTTTGGTTGGGATCTAACAATTTTGCCTCAAAGTTACCTTTGAGCCTTTGGCAGTTGACAGGTCTTCTCCATCTAAACATTTCAAGGAATTCTATACAGGGAGAAGTTCCACTTAATATTGGAGAACTAAAGGCCATTGTAGGACTTGATCTTTCTGGTAACCACTTTTCAGGCATGATACCAAGCAGAATAGGCGAGCTCGAGAACATGCAATATCTTTCTCTATCAAACAACTCATTTTTGGGTTCAATTCCATCATCCTTTTCCAACTTGGTAAGCATGGAGTTCTTGGATCTGTCATTAAATGCCATTTCAGGTACTATTCCTATGTCATTGGAAAAACTGTCGCGCCTTAAAAGTATCAATGTTTCATTTAATGATTTGGAAGGTGAAATACCCAATGGTGGTGTGTTTGCAAATTCCACTCCGCAATCTTTCGTAGGCAACAAAGGTCTATGCGGAATGCACATGTTGGAAGTTCCTGCTTGCGCTATTACTAATCCTAGACGTCATTCAAAGTTTAAGAAGCTTGTGCTAAAAATTGTTACTCCAGTGGTTACTTCATCCTTTCTGATATTCTTCTTGGTCTCAATTTGGATAATGATACAACAAAGGAAGGGAAAGTCAAAAGATGCAGAAAAGGTACCGGAGCTCAGGACTTATCAATTGATTTCTTATCACGAGATTCGACGAGCAACAAATAACTTTGATGTGTCAAATTTAATTGGGGTGGGAGGTTCTGGATCTGTGTATAGAGGCACATTATCTAGTGGAACTGTGGTGGCAATAAAGGTTTTGGACTTGCAAAATGAGGAAGCATGCAAGAGGTTTGATACTGAATGTGAAGTGATCAGAAATGTTAGGCATAGAAATCTTGTACCGGTGATTACT
This region of Nicotiana tomentosiformis chromosome 4, ASM39032v3, whole genome shotgun sequence genomic DNA includes:
- the LOC104086375 gene encoding receptor kinase-like protein Xa21; the encoded protein is MDKQIFLLILLFLGQYYLLSISAASSNETDQDALLTFQNLVTSPSHFLAKNWTKNTSFCSWFGVTCNSKRQRVVSLALPNLQLQGTISPSLANLSFLRELNLVNNNFQGNIPTSLFQHQRIQNILLAFNKLSGEIWQGPWYSPELRVLDLTNNNLTGIIPLSIGNATKLLNLSLPRNRINGNIPNDIGNLSQLAMLSLSHNQLTGPIPAILFNISSLIAIHLRTNSLSGPLLLNVGNIKSNLKILGIPYNQISGDFPSNICQFTELRVFSIAFNNITGEIPRNIGCLAKLKKFFVGNNAINGTLPTSLGNISTLQSLHCPNNRVEGPIPLELGKLSNLRLLDFAENYNLIGEIPKAIFNISSLKFISLSLNNLSGRIPATTGLHLPNLNGLYLAENQIEGEIPPFIINSTKLTELVLAENFFTGKIPTNLGNLRELQGLFLVMNQLTNEPSEPELLFLNSLVDCRMLQYLSFGYNPLNGILPNSIGNLSSAIEYFEIANARINGPIPKSIGNMTGLTMLDFQKNNLMGSIPFEVSKLKQLQGLYLHKNKLQGHIPKVVCQLSSLVQLILNSNELSGVIPECIGNLSMLQELWLGSNNFASKLPLSLWQLTGLLHLNISRNSIQGEVPLNIGELKAIVGLDLSGNHFSGMIPSRIGELENMQYLSLSNNSFLGSIPSSFSNLVSMEFLDLSLNAISGTIPMSLEKLSRLKSINVSFNDLEGEIPNGGVFANSTPQSFVGNKGLCGMHMLEVPACAITNPRRHSKFKKLVLKIVTPVVTSSFLIFFLVSIWIMIQQRKGKSKDAEKVPELRTYQLISYHEIRRATNNFDVSNLIGVGGSGSVYRGTLSSGTVVAIKVLDLQNEEACKRFDTECEVIRNVRHRNLVPVITTCSSEQIRAFVLQYMPNGSLDNWLYKEESHLNLLQRVTIMLDVAVAIEYLHHDYATPIIHCDLKPANVLLDKDMVAHVGDFGISKILAGNKSTAHTATLGTLGYIAPEYGSEGIVSTSGDVYSYGIMLMEVLAKRRPVNEEIFNDSLGIREWMRQAFSGTMMEIVDANLFFEDKITSKSEICIASMIELALDCTNEKPESRITMKDVVKRLNKIKNTFLESRS